In the Leclercia sp. AS011 genome, GCCGCTTCAATCAGCGTCTCGTCGATGTTCATGGTATCCGGGCGGATATCCACAAAGACGATTTTTGCCCCGCGCAGCACGAAAGCGTTGGCGGTCGATACGAAGGTATAGCTCGGCATAATCACTTCATCGCCAGGACCGATGTCCAGCAGCAGGGCTGCCATCTCCAGCGAGGCGGTGCAGGACGGGGTCAGCAGGACTTTAGCACTCTGAAAACGCTGCTCCATCCACTGCTGGCAACGGCGCGTATAGCCGCCATCGCCACAGAGTTTGCCGCTGCCCATTGCAGACTGCATGTAATCGAGTTCGGTGCCCACCACGGGAGGCGCATTAAATGGGATCATCTTGTCACCTGTATAGCCAGTAAGCGGTCGTTTCGATGTTGCCGCCGCTTGCGATATAACGTTTAAGCGCGGCGGTGTTGCCCATCTGGGTCGCCACCCGCAAAGTAGAAAGCTGTTGCTGCTGAGCCCAGGCCAGCGCCGCCTGCATTAACTGCTCGCCCATACCGCGCCCGGCCAGCAGGCCGACGCGCGCCTCGGTGTCATTCAGTTTACGCAGGGAGACAAAGCCCTGGATGGTGCCACCCGGCGCGCGGAACACCAGGCAGAGATGGTCGAAAGTGCCTTTTACCGCATTTTCAATCCACTGAGCGTAGAAGCGACCGCTGTCGTCCGGGGCGTACCACGGCGCGCGAAAGCGGCTCAGGGCAAAGGCCTGCGCGGCCAGCTGGCGCAGCGCCGGGATATCTTTCCCGGTGGCGATCTCCGCCCCCGGGCTGGCGTGCTGCGTCACCCCGATCGCGAGATCGGCTTCGCCTTCAACCAGCCTGAACCCCTGCTGCTGGAGCGCATCCAGCCAGTCAGTGCGGGTGGCCGGAATTTTGGCCTGCACCCGCTGCCAGGCGGCGAAATCTTCAGCCGCCAGCAGTGGGCCGTCATCAGACAGGCGCACAATGGCCGTGGGCAGGGCAAAGAACTGACTTTCCCACTCCAGCGGCTGTAACGCGCCACGCAGCTGATTCAACGCCAGACACCTTTGGTATCAACGATAAATTCCTGGCGCACGGCATCGCCCGGGATCGCTTTGAACTCATTATGATCTACCAGCAGTACCAGCACATCGGCGGTTGCCAGCGCATCCTCCACGCGTGTCAGAGTGCAGTGACCGGCCAGTTTTTTCGGCAGCTCATGGATATTGGGTTCAACCACCTGCGTTTTACCGCTGTGCCAGTCGGCAATCATCTCAGCAATTTCCATCGCCGGGCTTTCACGCAGATCGTCAATGTTCGGTTTAAAGGCGAGACCGAAACAGGCGATGGTCACCTCGTTTGCCCGCTTGCCGCTCTGCGTCAGGTAGTCCGCCACCGTGGCTTTAACCTGATTCAGTACCCAGTGCGGTTTACTGTCGTTTACTTCACGGGCCGTACGGATCAGACGCGCCTGCTGCGGGTTCTGCGCCACGATAAACCACGGGTCGACCGCGATACAGTGGCCGCCTACGCCCGGGCCGGGTTGCAGGATATTGACGCGCGGGTGGCGGTTCGCCAGACGAATCAGTTCCCAGACGTTAATCCCCTGATCGGCGCAAATCAGCGACAGTTCATTAGCAAAGGCAATATTGACGTCGCGGAAGCTGTTTTCCGTCAACTTGCACATCTCGGCGGTACGGGAGTTGGTTACAACGCACTCGCCTTCCAGGAAGATGTTATACAGCTCGCTGGCGCGGGCGGAACAGACCGGCGTCATGCCGCCAATCACGCGATCGTTTTTAATCAGTTCAACCATCACCTGCCCCGGCAGCACGCGCTCCGGGCAGTAGGCGACGTTGATATCAGCCTGCTCGCCCGCCTGCTGCGGGAAGGTCAGATCCGGGCGCGCCTCGGCCAGCCACTGGGCCATCTGCTCGGTGGCCCCCACCGGGGAGGTCGACTCGAGGATCACCAGGTCGCCTTTTTTCAGCACCGGGGCGATGGATTTCGCGGCCGCTTCGACATACACCATATCCGGCTCATGCTCGCCTTTGAATGGCGTTGGCACGGCAATCAGGTAGGCATCGGCGGCCACCGGCGTGGTGCTGGCCTTCAGATATCCTCCCTCAACGGCTGTCTTCACTACCTTGTCGAGATCCGGCTCGACAATGTGAATTTCACCTTTGTTGATGGTCGCAACCGCATGCTGGTTGATGTCCACACCCACAACCTGTTTTTGACGGGAGGCAAATGCCGCCGCCGTTGGTAGCCCAATGTAGCCAAGCCCAATGACAGAAATGGTCGTAAAACTCATAGCGATACCCGATTGTGTTTAAGTGCATGCAAAATACGGTCACAGGCCTGTCCGTCACCATACGGATTATGGGCCCGGCTCATGGCCTGATACTCTTTTTCGTCGTGCAGCAGGCGCGTCACCTCTTCCACGATCAGTCGTGAATCGGTGCCCACCAGCCGCACCGTTCCGGCTTTGACCGCTTCCGGGCGCTCGGTGGTTTCACGCATCACCAGCACCGGTTTGCCCAGTGAAGGCGCCTCTTCCTGAATACCGCCAGAGTCGGTCAGGATCAGCCAGGCATGGTTCATCAGCCAGACGAAAGGCAGATAGTCCTGCGGCTCAATAAGGATAATGTTTTTGACGTGCCCCAGAATGCGGTTGACCGGCTCACTGACGTTGGGATTGAGGTGCACCGGATAGACAATCTGCACATCTTCATTAAGTGCTGCGATTTCTGCCAGCGCATGACAGATTTGCTCGAAGCCCTGACCAAAGCTTTCCCGACGGTGTCCGGTGACCAGAATCATCTTTTTGCCATTCGCCAGGAACGGATACCGCTCGGCCAGCTCTCCGCGCAGGGTGTCGCTCGCCAGCACCCGGTCACGCACCCAGATCAGAGCGTCGATCACCGTGTTGCCGGTGACAAAGATATGCTGGTCCTTGACGTTCTCGCGCAGCAGGTTCTGACGGGAGTTCTCCGTCGGCGCGAAGTGATACATCGCCAGATGTCCGGTCAGGGTGCGGTTCGCCTCTTCAGGCCAGGGAGAGGAGAGATCGCCGGTACGCAATCCGGCTTCCACATGCCCCACCGGGATACGCTGGTAAAACGCCGCCAGGCTGGTGGCGATAGTGGTTGTCGTATCGCCGTGCACCAGCACGACATCAGGCTTAAACGACTCCAGAATGGGTTTTAACCCTTCCAGAATACGGCAGGTAATTTCGGTTAATCCTTGTCCCGGCTTCATAATATTGAGGTCGTAATCGGGAACAATAGAAAAGAGGTTAAGGACCTGATCCAGCATCTCCCGATGCTGCGCGGTAACGCAAACTTTCGCCTCAAAATAAGGGTCGCTTGCAAGCGCATGAACCAGAGGCGCCATCTTGATGGCTTCCGGCCTCGTACCAAAGACAGTGAGTACTTTCACATCGATTCTCTTCGATTAAGCGATGAAGGCCATCAGCCTTCATCGTAGATGGCGTTCTTAAATTTTGCGACGACGGGTTAAGGCCACGCCAGCGCCAATTAAAGCACCCACAATCCCCCACATAATCATCAGGAATGCACGACGTGGACTATCGCGTTTTACAGGTTCTTCAGGTGTTCGCAAATAACGATAGGTCTGAAAACGTGGGTCCAGTGTCGGACCTACGTTGAGGGTTGTGAGCATGGCGCGGTTTTGGTCGTAGTCGAGGTCAACATCCGGGCCTACGGCCTGCAGATTTTCCAGGCGCGCCTGCAGCATCGGGCGGCCCAGCAGGAACATTTCAGAATCTGGCAGTTCGTCGGCCGGTACGTCGGTTTCGCTGCGGGAGATGTTGCTCTTCTCCGCAATCTTCAGCGCCTGTTCAATGTTATGAACCCGGCGAGTAAAGATCGCTTTCGCCACCTCTTCCTGACGTTTGACCTGCGCTTTCATCTGCACGGTACGCGCCGCCCAGGCCCCTTTCAGCTCATCATTCAGATGGCTGGCCGCTCGCTGGCTGGCGAAAGCAACGTACTGACGCAGCAGGTTGTTGGCATCCGGCGCGGTTTCTGCAATCAGCTTGACGCTGTCGTTGATGTTGCGCAGCGGGTCGCCCGCCATGAACTGAATATTGTTGATCAGCTCATCCAGCAGGGCAGCATCCGCCTTGCTGTTGCCCACCATCCGCTGTTTGAAATAGTCAGTCTGGTTCCAGAAATCACGACGCGTATCCCAGGAGGCGAGCTGCATGATGAACTCTTTGTAAGACTCGTCCATGACCGAGGGTTGCTCAGCAGAGGTTGGATTCGCTTTTACATCCAGGTTACGCAGAAACTGTTGCTGAGAGTAGAAGCCCCCGAGCATGTTCACCGTCGGACGATCGGTAATCGCCGTCGCGCTCCACTCCTGTCTGGCGAAAAAGGTATAGGCCAGAGCGATAAGTGCAAAGCCCAGCGCCATACCTGCAATCCAAAACTTGCCCGCCCACAACACGCGGAACAAGCCACGAACATCCAGCTCATTCTCAGTTACCACTGATTTTGCTCCCGCCAACGGTTGAGTCATTACAGTCCCGATTTACTTGGTTAAAGGTGGATTATTGCCGTTATTTCGACGCATCCGGCGTTTCACACGTTTAATAAATCGCGCCACTTTCCATGCGCGCTTAATGCAATAACCGTACAGGAAGAAAGCTAGCAAGAATAATACCAACATTACCCATTCAGGGATGAAATGGGCATATTCTGCGGCAACGCCGATACCGGCCAGCAGCGCAGCGGCCAGAGTAATTAAGACAAATGCCTGACGGGAGGTGAAACCGGCGCGCATAATGAGGTGGTGAATATGTTGACGGTCTGGTGAGAACGGGCTCATTCCTTTACGCAAACGGCGGTACATGATCGCCACCATATCCATCAGCGGAATGGCAATAATCCACAGGGCTGTCACCGGGCTAATCGGGTGAGTATTACCTTGAGTGGTTTCCAGCAGGATCCAGATAACGGTAAAACCAATCAGCGTACTCCCTGCATCGCCCATAAAGACTTTGTAGCGACGGCCCAGCACGCCGAGGTTGAGGAGGATATAAGGCAGAATGGCGGCAATCATCGCAAAGCACCACATCGACAGGCTGTATTGGCCGTCGAACCACAGGATGATGCCGATTGCGGCGAACGAGACGCTGGAAAGACCACCCAGCAGGCCGTCGATGCCGTCCACCATGTTAAAGGCGTTAATCGCCGCCCATACGGCAAACAGCGTCAGGAAGTAGCCGAACGGCCCCAGCACCATCTCCCAGGTCCCGAAGATGTAGCCCAGGCTGCTAAGATAGAGTTTCCCGACCACCATCATGATGACGCCGATGGCTGCCTGAACCGCCGCGCGGAATTTCACGCTGATATCGAATCTGTCGTCCAGCGCCCCGACCAGCACCAGCACACCGGCACAGGAAAGATAGAGCGCCGCATGCGGGATATAGTAATCCGCAATACTGAAGGTGAAGCAGATACCCGCATAAACAGAAATTCCGCCAACCAGCGGAATCAAGCCTTGATGGCGTTTACGATAATTGGGCTTATCCACCAAACCGACTCTTTTCGCCGCCTTGCGGGCGAGAAATAAAAAGCAGGTGGTGAAAAGAAAAATACTGATTAGCTCAGTCACCGCGGTGAGTAGATTCACTATGGATACTCTCAACAAATGTTAATCCCGGAAGTATAACCTTGAAGGCTCGGCTCCAGAAGGAAAAAGCAGGCCTCACCCAAGTCCCTTTGCTTATTTTTCATACAATTACTTTTCTACTTTGACGAACATTCCGATTTTCGCCATCTGCAGAATAATTCTACAGCGCACTTTAACAGCGTATAAGTCAGAAAAGAAAAACGCCACGTAAAAACGTGGCGTTTCGGCGCTTTATTTACTTTACGAGCGCTTCATCATATCGAAGAAATCGTCGTTAGTTTTGGTCATCGCCAGTTTGTTAATGAGGAACTCCATTGCGTCGATTTCACCCATTGGATGGATAATTTTGCGCAGGATCCACATTTTCTGCAGCTCTTCCTGAGTGGTGAGCAGCTCTTCCTTACGGGTACCGGAACGGTTGTAGTCGATAGCCGGGAAGACGCGTTTTTCAGCGATTTTACGCGAGAGGTGCAGTTCCATGTTGCCTGTACCTTTAAACTCTTCGTAAATAACTTCATCCATCTTCGAACCGGTGTCGATCAGCGCGGTGGCGATGATGGTCAGGCTACCGCCCTCTTCCACGTTACGCGCAGCACCGAAGAAACGCTTCGGACGGTGCAGGGCGTTGGCATCCACACCACCGGTCAGTACTTTACCGGAAGCCGGCACCACGGTGTTGTAGGCACGCGCCAGACGGGTGATGGAGTCGAGCAGAATGATAACGTCTTTTTTATGCTCAACCAGACGCTTCGCCTTCTCGATAACCATTTCCGCAACCTGAACGTGACGGGATGCTGGTTCGTCGAAGGTCGAGGCGACAACTTCACCTTTAACCAGACGCTGCATCTCGGTCACTTCTTCCGGACGCTCGTCAATCAACAGCACCATCAGCACGCAGTCTGGGTGGTTGTAAGCGATGCTCTGAGCGATGTTCTGCAGCAGCATGGTTTTACCCGCTTTTGGCGGTGCCACAATCAGACCACGCTGGCCACGACCAATCGGAGACGCCAGATCCAGAACGCGAGCGGTTAAATCTTCGGTAGACCCGTTACCACGCTCCATACGCAGGCGAGAGTTCGCGTGCAGCGGCGTTAAGTTTTCAAACAGGATCTTATTGCGCGAGTTTTCTGGTTTGTCGTAGTTAACTTCGTTAACTTTCAACAGCGCAAAGTAGCGTTCACCCTCTTTAGGAGGACGAATCTTACCTGAAATGGTGTCACCAGTGCGGAGGTTGAAACGGCGGATTTGGCTGGGGGAAACGT is a window encoding:
- the wecA gene encoding UDP-N-acetylglucosamine--undecaprenyl-phosphate N-acetylglucosaminephosphotransferase; its protein translation is MNLLTAVTELISIFLFTTCFLFLARKAAKRVGLVDKPNYRKRHQGLIPLVGGISVYAGICFTFSIADYYIPHAALYLSCAGVLVLVGALDDRFDISVKFRAAVQAAIGVIMMVVGKLYLSSLGYIFGTWEMVLGPFGYFLTLFAVWAAINAFNMVDGIDGLLGGLSSVSFAAIGIILWFDGQYSLSMWCFAMIAAILPYILLNLGVLGRRYKVFMGDAGSTLIGFTVIWILLETTQGNTHPISPVTALWIIAIPLMDMVAIMYRRLRKGMSPFSPDRQHIHHLIMRAGFTSRQAFVLITLAAALLAGIGVAAEYAHFIPEWVMLVLFLLAFFLYGYCIKRAWKVARFIKRVKRRMRRNNGNNPPLTK
- the wecB gene encoding non-hydrolyzing UDP-N-acetylglucosamine 2-epimerase; its protein translation is MKVLTVFGTRPEAIKMAPLVHALASDPYFEAKVCVTAQHREMLDQVLNLFSIVPDYDLNIMKPGQGLTEITCRILEGLKPILESFKPDVVLVHGDTTTTIATSLAAFYQRIPVGHVEAGLRTGDLSSPWPEEANRTLTGHLAMYHFAPTENSRQNLLRENVKDQHIFVTGNTVIDALIWVRDRVLASDTLRGELAERYPFLANGKKMILVTGHRRESFGQGFEQICHALAEIAALNEDVQIVYPVHLNPNVSEPVNRILGHVKNIILIEPQDYLPFVWLMNHAWLILTDSGGIQEEAPSLGKPVLVMRETTERPEAVKAGTVRLVGTDSRLIVEEVTRLLHDEKEYQAMSRAHNPYGDGQACDRILHALKHNRVSL
- the rho gene encoding transcription termination factor Rho, with amino-acid sequence MNLTELKNTPVSELITLGENMGLENQARMRKQDIIFAILKQHAKSGEDIFGDGVLEILQDGFGFLRSADSSYLAGPDDIYVSPSQIRRFNLRTGDTISGKIRPPKEGERYFALLKVNEVNYDKPENSRNKILFENLTPLHANSRLRMERGNGSTEDLTARVLDLASPIGRGQRGLIVAPPKAGKTMLLQNIAQSIAYNHPDCVLMVLLIDERPEEVTEMQRLVKGEVVASTFDEPASRHVQVAEMVIEKAKRLVEHKKDVIILLDSITRLARAYNTVVPASGKVLTGGVDANALHRPKRFFGAARNVEEGGSLTIIATALIDTGSKMDEVIYEEFKGTGNMELHLSRKIAEKRVFPAIDYNRSGTRKEELLTTQEELQKMWILRKIIHPMGEIDAMEFLINKLAMTKTNDDFFDMMKRS
- the wzzE gene encoding ECA polysaccharide chain length modulation protein, translated to MTQPLAGAKSVVTENELDVRGLFRVLWAGKFWIAGMALGFALIALAYTFFARQEWSATAITDRPTVNMLGGFYSQQQFLRNLDVKANPTSAEQPSVMDESYKEFIMQLASWDTRRDFWNQTDYFKQRMVGNSKADAALLDELINNIQFMAGDPLRNINDSVKLIAETAPDANNLLRQYVAFASQRAASHLNDELKGAWAARTVQMKAQVKRQEEVAKAIFTRRVHNIEQALKIAEKSNISRSETDVPADELPDSEMFLLGRPMLQARLENLQAVGPDVDLDYDQNRAMLTTLNVGPTLDPRFQTYRYLRTPEEPVKRDSPRRAFLMIMWGIVGALIGAGVALTRRRKI
- the rffC gene encoding dTDP-4-amino-4,6-dideoxy-D-galactose acyltransferase produces the protein MNQLRGALQPLEWESQFFALPTAIVRLSDDGPLLAAEDFAAWQRVQAKIPATRTDWLDALQQQGFRLVEGEADLAIGVTQHASPGAEIATGKDIPALRQLAAQAFALSRFRAPWYAPDDSGRFYAQWIENAVKGTFDHLCLVFRAPGGTIQGFVSLRKLNDTEARVGLLAGRGMGEQLMQAALAWAQQQQLSTLRVATQMGNTAALKRYIASGGNIETTAYWLYR
- the wecC gene encoding UDP-N-acetyl-D-mannosamine dehydrogenase translates to MSFTTISVIGLGYIGLPTAAAFASRQKQVVGVDINQHAVATINKGEIHIVEPDLDKVVKTAVEGGYLKASTTPVAADAYLIAVPTPFKGEHEPDMVYVEAAAKSIAPVLKKGDLVILESTSPVGATEQMAQWLAEARPDLTFPQQAGEQADINVAYCPERVLPGQVMVELIKNDRVIGGMTPVCSARASELYNIFLEGECVVTNSRTAEMCKLTENSFRDVNIAFANELSLICADQGINVWELIRLANRHPRVNILQPGPGVGGHCIAVDPWFIVAQNPQQARLIRTAREVNDSKPHWVLNQVKATVADYLTQSGKRANEVTIACFGLAFKPNIDDLRESPAMEIAEMIADWHSGKTQVVEPNIHELPKKLAGHCTLTRVEDALATADVLVLLVDHNEFKAIPGDAVRQEFIVDTKGVWR